A section of the Apium graveolens cultivar Ventura unplaced genomic scaffold, ASM990537v1 ctg2987, whole genome shotgun sequence genome encodes:
- the LOC141700859 gene encoding AT-hook motif nuclear-localized protein 24-like: protein MNYSSPALQIPNSMGYTNPTIINSEEHHSQPLPNTRMSNPGVGNDINNMGQSGENDIVASGGHFSFSRPRGRPRGSKNKVKENTIEMTSEMKSIVLEIPPGKDVIEWLKQFAHSRNIFMNVLGGSGMITDASISLISSVHPTIFSERLCLLSLTGPVGKISPSEPSGSCTLNAIFARTNGDVIGGTLWRLVTFGTMHVTALISKNPDVLVVCHANIA, encoded by the coding sequence ATGAATTACTCTTCACCTGCTCTTCAAATCCCAAATTCAATGGGCTACACTAATCCTACTATAATTAACAGCGAAGAACACCACTCTCAACCATTGCCAAACACTCGAATGTCTAATCCAGGAGTTGGTAATGATATAAATAATATGGGCCAGTCTGGTGAAAACGATATTGTGGCGTCTGGTGGTCATTTTTCATTCTCCAGGCCACGAGGACGTCCTCGTGGTTCAAAAAACAAGGTGAAAGAAAACACCATCGAAATGACTTCGGAAATGAAGTCTATTGTTCTTGAAATCCCGCCTGGGAAAGATGTCATTGAATGGCTGAAACAGTTTGCTCATTCAAGAAATATTTTTATGAATGTTCTGGGTGGTTCAGGAATGATTACAGATGCTTCCATAAGCCTCATCTCATCAGTACATCCAACAATATTTTCTGAGAGACTTTGCTTACTTTCTTTGACAGGGCCTGTAGGAAAAATATCTCCTTCGGAACCATCTGGTTCTTGCACTTTGAACGCTATATTTGCTAGGACGAATGGCGATGTCATTGGTGGGACGCTTTGGAGGCTTGTTACCTTTGGAACGATGCATGTGACTGCTCTTATTTCCAAAAATCCAGATGTCTTGGTTGTTTGTCATGCGAATATAGCTTAA